The following coding sequences are from one Streptomyces sp. NBC_01294 window:
- a CDS encoding ketosynthase chain-length factor yields MSSQVVVTGIGIVSPNGFGVEDYWDATRASRSGIGRITRFDPERYPSKLAGEVDGFTASEHLPSRLIPQTDRMTQLALVGADHALTDAGVSTQDADEYGMGVMTASSSGGFEFGQGQLQNLWSQGSQYVSAYQSFAWFYAVNTGQISIRHGLRGPSGVVVSDQAGGLDALAHARRLVRKGSDLILSGGVDAAICPWGWVAQLTTGELSTDERPDRAYLPFDADAAGYVPGEGGALLILEDAEAARRRGATQVYGEISGYGSTFDPAPDSGREPTLRKAIEIALDDAGLSPGDIDVVFADAAATPELDRIEAATITEVFGPRAVPVTAPKTMTGRLGSGAAPLDVATALLAIRDGVIPPTANVTLSPDYDLDLVTTPRHTPVTTALVLARGRGGFNSALVLRSVDWN; encoded by the coding sequence ATGAGCTCCCAGGTCGTGGTGACCGGCATCGGCATCGTCTCCCCCAACGGCTTCGGCGTGGAGGACTACTGGGACGCCACCCGCGCGTCCAGGAGCGGCATCGGCCGCATCACGCGCTTCGATCCGGAGCGCTACCCGTCGAAGCTGGCCGGGGAGGTCGACGGGTTCACCGCCTCGGAGCACCTCCCGAGCCGGCTCATCCCGCAGACCGACCGGATGACCCAGCTCGCCCTCGTGGGCGCCGATCACGCCCTGACCGACGCCGGCGTGAGCACGCAGGACGCGGACGAGTACGGCATGGGCGTGATGACCGCCAGCAGCTCCGGCGGCTTCGAGTTCGGCCAGGGCCAGCTCCAGAACCTCTGGAGCCAGGGCAGCCAGTACGTCAGCGCCTACCAGTCGTTCGCCTGGTTCTACGCGGTCAACACCGGCCAGATCTCCATCCGGCACGGTCTGCGCGGTCCCAGCGGCGTGGTGGTCAGCGACCAGGCGGGCGGCCTCGACGCCCTCGCGCACGCGCGCCGTCTGGTCCGCAAGGGCAGCGATCTGATCCTGTCCGGCGGCGTGGACGCCGCCATCTGCCCCTGGGGATGGGTGGCCCAGCTCACCACCGGAGAGCTGAGCACCGACGAGCGCCCCGACCGGGCGTACCTCCCCTTCGACGCGGACGCGGCCGGGTACGTGCCCGGTGAGGGCGGGGCCCTGCTGATCCTGGAGGACGCCGAGGCCGCGCGCCGGCGCGGCGCGACCCAGGTCTACGGCGAGATCAGCGGCTACGGGTCCACCTTCGACCCGGCTCCGGACAGCGGTCGGGAGCCGACGCTGCGCAAGGCGATCGAGATCGCACTGGACGACGCGGGCCTGTCACCGGGTGACATCGACGTCGTCTTCGCGGACGCGGCGGCCACCCCGGAGCTCGACCGGATCGAGGCGGCGACGATCACCGAGGTCTTCGGGCCCCGGGCGGTCCCCGTCACCGCGCCCAAGACCATGACGGGCCGGCTCGGTTCGGGGGCCGCCCCCCTGGACGTCGCCACCGCCCTGCTGGCCATCCGGGACGGGGTGATCCCGCCGACGGCGAACGTCACCCTCTCCCCCGACTACGACCTGGATCTGGTCACCACGCCGCGGCACACCCCCGTGACCACGGCTCTCGTCCTGGCCCGGGGCCGCGGCGGCTTCAACTCCGCCCTCGTCCTGCGTTCCGTCGACTGGAACTGA
- a CDS encoding beta-ketoacyl-[acyl-carrier-protein] synthase family protein, with product MSGRRVVITGIGVTAPGGIGVKNFWSLLSDGRTATRGITFFDPTPFRSRIAAEIDFDPSEHGLTPQEIRRTDRAAQFALVTAREAMADSGLDLQGVAPHRVGVAVGSAVGATMGLDEEYRVVSDGGRLDLVDHEYAVPHLYNYFVPSSFAAEVAWAVGAEGPSTVVSTGCTSGIDSVGYAAELIRDGSADVMITGATDAPISPISVACFDAIKATTPRNDDPEHASRPFDITRNGFVLGEGAAIFVLEELESARRRGAHVYAEIAGYASRCNAFHMTGLRPDGREMAEAIRSALGEARINPEAVDYINAHGSGTKQNDRHETSAFKHSLGEHARRTPVSSIKSMVGHSLGAIGSIEIAASVLAMENNVVPPTANLHRPDPECDLDYVPLTARDWRTDTVLTVGSGFGGFQSAMILARPDRNTTA from the coding sequence GTGAGCGGCCGCCGTGTGGTCATCACCGGCATCGGGGTGACGGCTCCGGGAGGCATCGGGGTCAAGAACTTCTGGAGCCTGCTCAGCGACGGACGGACGGCGACCAGGGGGATCACCTTCTTCGATCCCACGCCGTTCCGCTCCCGGATCGCGGCCGAGATCGACTTCGACCCGTCGGAGCACGGTCTCACTCCGCAGGAGATCCGGCGCACCGACCGGGCCGCGCAGTTCGCCCTCGTCACGGCACGTGAGGCCATGGCGGACAGCGGACTGGACCTGCAGGGCGTCGCGCCCCACCGGGTCGGTGTGGCGGTCGGCAGCGCCGTGGGCGCCACCATGGGCCTCGACGAGGAGTACCGGGTGGTCAGCGACGGCGGCCGGCTCGACCTCGTCGACCACGAGTACGCCGTCCCCCACCTCTACAACTACTTCGTGCCGAGCTCCTTCGCCGCCGAGGTGGCCTGGGCGGTCGGTGCCGAGGGTCCCTCGACCGTCGTCTCCACCGGCTGCACCTCGGGCATCGACTCGGTCGGCTACGCGGCCGAACTGATCCGCGACGGCTCGGCCGACGTGATGATCACCGGTGCCACGGACGCGCCGATCTCCCCGATCAGCGTGGCGTGCTTCGACGCGATCAAGGCGACCACCCCGCGCAACGACGACCCCGAGCACGCCTCCCGGCCGTTCGACATCACCCGCAACGGCTTCGTGCTGGGCGAGGGCGCAGCGATCTTCGTCCTGGAGGAGCTGGAGTCCGCACGCCGGCGCGGTGCCCACGTGTACGCCGAGATCGCCGGGTACGCCAGCCGGTGCAACGCGTTCCACATGACCGGGCTGCGTCCCGACGGCCGGGAGATGGCCGAGGCCATCCGCTCGGCGCTGGGCGAGGCGCGGATCAACCCCGAGGCCGTCGACTACATCAACGCGCACGGCTCGGGGACCAAGCAGAACGACCGGCACGAGACCAGCGCCTTCAAGCACAGCCTCGGCGAGCACGCCCGCCGTACCCCCGTGAGCTCGATCAAGTCGATGGTCGGCCACTCGCTCGGCGCGATCGGCTCGATCGAGATCGCCGCCTCCGTCCTGGCCATGGAGAACAACGTGGTGCCCCCAACAGCGAACCTGCACAGGCCCGACCCCGAATGCGACCTCGACTACGTGCCGTTGACCGCGCGCGACTGGCGCACCGACACAGTGCTGACGGTCGGCAGCGGGTTCGGCGGCTTCCAAAGCGCGATGATCCTCGCCCGACCTGACAGGAACACGACGGCATGA
- a CDS encoding TcmI family type II polyketide cyclase: MHSNLIVAKMDSRSSADVARLFQAFDETDMPHRMGTRRRQLFMFNGLYFHLQDFDGDNGGELIEQAKADPRFMQISQDLKPFIEAYDPATWRSPADAMAQRFYTWESA, encoded by the coding sequence ATGCACAGCAATCTGATAGTGGCCAAAATGGATTCTCGTTCGAGTGCCGACGTGGCACGGCTCTTCCAGGCTTTCGACGAGACGGACATGCCGCACCGCATGGGGACTCGGCGACGTCAGCTCTTCATGTTCAACGGCCTGTACTTTCACCTGCAGGACTTCGACGGCGACAACGGCGGAGAACTCATCGAGCAGGCGAAGGCCGATCCGCGCTTCATGCAGATCAGCCAGGACCTCAAGCCGTTCATCGAGGCCTACGACCCGGCCACCTGGCGCTCGCCCGCGGACGCCATGGCGCAGCGGTTCTACACCTGGGAGTCGGCGTGA
- a CDS encoding FAD/NAD(P)-binding protein, with translation MVSWNLSSRHIAVVGAGAAGTLTAVQLMRQAERLGRALEVWLIDPAEQAGPGTAYGTSDPRHLLNVAAGRMSAFPDDPGHFLRWLAAERPSCAPGDFVSRQEYGRYLTEVLRDTTARCERARLHRVRDRVVSVRRQGSGLALRLADGSELRTAAAVLALGNFAPGQDWAGADLRRSDRYVADPWAPGALDAVPEDGDLLLVGTGLTMADVAITLARPGRVVHAVSRHGLLPGEHLAAAAPAAEPPGLDGSHGLDALRRDVRRHLAASRRAHGDWRPGMDGLRPVTAALWQQLSPVDRTRFLREDLRTWEVHRHRMAPGTAARVRELRAAGRLRTGAAQLVGAVPGEEAVSVRLSDGRELRVAAVVNCTGVQTDLGRTADPLVRCLLDGGHARTGPAGLGFDTGSDGRVVPAATTSAAPLWTIGVLRRGNLLESTALPEIRTQAAEVAAGILTTLAERRTSRPTDRYGLSLSTTREAAGLYDRALERILAGRFGAEALLTEAVGADPDFAAGHAALALLGHECEAPVNTAAALAAARRAAAHRADDRERGLVAAVTARLTGSEESGKAALLGHIAAHPRDALMVSVAVPTVSFNGVTSGKEAWTLVEGLSGTYGTDWWYLGQLAFVRQEQERWEEAEDLAVRALADHPTAGHAVHARTHVFYETGEHRAGLAWLDEWMRRHGAGSPHRSHFSWHAALHELMLDDRPALHRRYHRELTASRVSRGRVLVDSASLLWRARMTGSWSGELPLPDLLDTAPERWLTAPPTAFTALHGALALAACGDLDGLGRLEAHALTHGHADFLPIAPLCDALSAVVRQHWRQAALRLRPLLPAIARVGGSKAQHEVLEETLLHALVAGGEHDRAAELLAARLDRRPSPLDRRRLGTVAGPREALDPVPAGGVAHAR, from the coding sequence ATGGTGAGCTGGAATTTGTCCTCGCGTCATATCGCCGTTGTCGGGGCCGGCGCGGCAGGGACCCTGACGGCGGTGCAGTTGATGCGCCAGGCCGAGCGACTCGGCCGGGCGCTGGAAGTCTGGCTGATCGACCCCGCCGAACAAGCCGGCCCGGGCACCGCCTACGGGACGTCCGACCCGCGCCACCTGCTCAACGTGGCCGCCGGCCGGATGAGCGCCTTCCCCGACGACCCCGGGCACTTCCTGCGGTGGCTCGCCGCGGAACGCCCGTCCTGCGCACCCGGGGACTTCGTCTCCCGTCAGGAGTACGGCCGGTACCTGACCGAGGTGCTGCGGGACACCACCGCCCGGTGCGAACGGGCCCGTCTGCACCGGGTCCGCGACCGGGTGGTCTCCGTACGCCGGCAGGGATCCGGGCTGGCGCTGCGGCTCGCCGACGGCAGTGAGCTGCGGACGGCCGCGGCGGTGCTCGCGCTCGGCAACTTCGCCCCCGGCCAGGACTGGGCCGGGGCGGACCTGCGGCGGTCCGACCGCTACGTCGCCGATCCGTGGGCGCCCGGCGCCCTGGACGCCGTACCCGAGGACGGGGACCTGCTGCTGGTCGGCACCGGTCTGACCATGGCGGACGTGGCGATCACCCTGGCCCGCCCGGGCCGCGTCGTGCACGCGGTGTCCCGCCACGGGCTCCTCCCCGGGGAGCACCTGGCGGCTGCGGCCCCGGCGGCCGAGCCACCGGGTCTCGACGGTTCGCACGGTCTGGACGCGCTGCGCCGGGACGTCCGGCGCCACCTCGCCGCGAGCCGCCGTGCCCACGGCGACTGGCGCCCCGGGATGGACGGGCTGCGGCCGGTGACGGCGGCCCTGTGGCAGCAGTTGTCCCCGGTCGACCGGACCCGTTTCCTCCGGGAGGATCTGCGGACGTGGGAGGTGCACCGTCACCGCATGGCGCCCGGGACGGCCGCGCGGGTCCGGGAGCTGCGGGCCGCGGGCCGGCTGCGGACCGGCGCCGCGCAGCTGGTCGGGGCCGTGCCCGGCGAAGAGGCGGTCTCGGTTCGGCTGAGCGACGGGAGGGAGCTGCGCGTCGCCGCGGTGGTCAACTGCACCGGAGTGCAGACCGACCTCGGCCGCACGGCCGACCCCCTGGTGCGCTGTCTGCTGGACGGGGGCCACGCCCGGACCGGCCCCGCCGGCCTCGGGTTCGACACGGGGAGCGACGGGCGCGTGGTGCCGGCGGCCACCACCTCGGCCGCGCCCCTGTGGACGATCGGGGTCCTGAGGCGGGGCAACCTGCTGGAGAGCACGGCGCTTCCGGAGATCCGCACGCAGGCCGCGGAGGTCGCGGCCGGCATCCTGACCACGCTCGCCGAACGCCGCACGTCCAGGCCGACCGACCGCTACGGCCTGAGCCTGAGCACGACCCGTGAGGCGGCCGGGCTCTACGACCGGGCGCTGGAACGGATCCTGGCGGGCCGGTTCGGTGCCGAGGCGCTGCTGACCGAAGCGGTGGGCGCGGACCCGGATTTCGCCGCCGGCCATGCGGCCCTGGCGCTGCTCGGCCACGAGTGCGAGGCCCCCGTGAACACGGCCGCCGCGCTCGCGGCCGCCCGCCGGGCCGCGGCGCACCGGGCGGACGACCGCGAACGCGGCCTGGTCGCCGCGGTGACCGCCCGCCTGACCGGCAGCGAGGAGAGCGGCAAGGCGGCGTTACTGGGCCACATCGCCGCGCACCCCCGTGACGCACTGATGGTGAGCGTCGCCGTGCCGACCGTCTCGTTCAACGGTGTCACCAGCGGCAAGGAGGCCTGGACCCTGGTCGAGGGCCTGTCCGGCACCTACGGCACCGACTGGTGGTACCTCGGACAGCTCGCCTTCGTCCGGCAGGAGCAGGAGCGCTGGGAGGAGGCCGAGGACCTGGCCGTGCGCGCGCTCGCCGACCATCCCACGGCCGGCCACGCCGTCCACGCCCGGACGCACGTCTTCTACGAGACCGGCGAGCACCGAGCCGGGCTGGCATGGCTGGACGAGTGGATGCGCCGCCACGGGGCCGGATCCCCGCACCGCTCCCATTTCTCCTGGCACGCCGCCCTGCACGAGCTGATGCTCGACGACCGGCCCGCGCTGCACCGCCGCTACCATCGCGAACTCACCGCGTCCCGGGTGAGCCGGGGCCGGGTGCTGGTCGATTCGGCCTCGCTGCTCTGGCGCGCGCGCATGACGGGCAGCTGGAGCGGCGAGCTGCCCCTCCCCGATCTGCTGGACACGGCTCCCGAGCGCTGGCTGACCGCGCCTCCCACGGCCTTCACCGCCCTGCACGGCGCGCTGGCCCTCGCCGCGTGCGGCGACCTCGACGGGCTGGGGCGGCTGGAGGCCCATGCCCTGACGCACGGGCATGCGGACTTCCTGCCGATCGCCCCGCTGTGCGACGCCCTGTCGGCGGTGGTGCGGCAGCACTGGCGGCAGGCGGCGCTGCGGCTGCGGCCGTTGCTGCCCGCGATCGCCCGGGTGGGCGGCAGCAAGGCGCAGCACGAGGTGCTGGAGGAGACCCTGCTGCACGCCCTCGTCGCGGGGGGCGAGCACGACCGGGCCGCGGAACTGCTCGCGGCCCGGCTGGACCGTCGCCCCTCGCCGCTGGACCGCCGGCGGCTGGGCACCGTGGCCGGCCCGCGCGAGGCGCTGGATCCGGTCCCCGCCGGCGGCGTCGCCCACGCTCGTTGA
- a CDS encoding sulfate adenylyltransferase subunit 1 yields the protein MASLTEQVAGLADASATTLLRFATAGSVDDGKSTLVGRLLHDSKSVLTDQMEAVEAVSAQRGQDAPDLALLTDGLRAEREQGITIDVAYRYFATARRRFILADTPGHVQYTRNMVTGASTADLAVVLVDARNGVIEQTRRHAAVAALLRVPHVVLAVNKMDLVGYQESVFAAIAEEFTAYAASLGITGVVAIPISALAGDNVVEPSARMDWYGGPTLLEHLETVPVGSDPGGQPARFPVQYVIRPQSPEYRDYRGYAGQLASGVLRVGDAVTVLPSGHTTTVAAIDALGRESDVAWAPQSVTLRLADDIDISRGDLIAGGGPAPVPTRDIEADVCHLNDRPLHIGAKVLLKHTTRTVRALVTDIAYRIDIGTLEQRSGAQGLKSNDIGRVVLRTAEPVALDRYTGNRRTGSFLLIDPADGATLTAGMAGEAFSTSATVSAHATPDASDSYDASPSSEENGWV from the coding sequence ATGGCCTCTCTCACCGAGCAGGTCGCCGGCCTGGCCGACGCCTCGGCGACCACCCTGCTGCGCTTCGCGACCGCCGGATCCGTCGACGACGGCAAGTCCACCCTGGTCGGCCGGCTGCTGCACGACTCCAAGTCGGTCCTGACCGACCAGATGGAGGCCGTCGAGGCCGTCTCCGCCCAGCGCGGCCAGGACGCCCCCGACCTCGCACTGCTCACCGACGGCCTGCGCGCCGAACGCGAGCAGGGCATCACCATCGACGTCGCCTACCGCTACTTCGCCACCGCGCGCCGCCGGTTCATCCTCGCGGACACCCCCGGGCACGTGCAGTACACCCGCAACATGGTCACCGGCGCCTCCACCGCCGACCTCGCCGTGGTCCTGGTCGACGCCCGCAACGGCGTCATCGAACAGACCCGCCGCCACGCCGCCGTCGCCGCCCTCCTGCGCGTCCCCCACGTCGTCCTCGCCGTCAACAAGATGGACCTCGTGGGCTACCAGGAGTCCGTCTTCGCGGCCATCGCCGAGGAGTTCACCGCCTACGCGGCCTCCCTCGGGATCACGGGCGTCGTCGCGATCCCGATCTCCGCGCTGGCCGGTGACAACGTCGTCGAGCCCTCGGCCCGCATGGACTGGTACGGCGGCCCGACCCTGCTGGAGCACCTGGAGACCGTCCCCGTCGGCAGCGACCCGGGCGGGCAGCCCGCGCGCTTCCCGGTCCAGTACGTGATCCGCCCGCAGAGCCCGGAGTACCGCGACTACCGCGGCTACGCTGGCCAGCTGGCCTCCGGCGTGCTGCGGGTCGGGGACGCCGTCACCGTCCTGCCCTCCGGCCACACCACCACCGTCGCGGCCATCGACGCGCTCGGCCGGGAGAGCGACGTCGCCTGGGCGCCGCAGTCGGTCACGCTCCGGCTCGCCGACGACATCGACATATCCCGCGGCGACCTGATCGCGGGCGGCGGCCCGGCCCCGGTGCCCACGAGGGACATCGAGGCCGACGTCTGCCACCTCAACGACCGCCCGCTGCACATCGGCGCCAAGGTGCTGCTCAAGCACACCACCCGCACCGTGCGCGCGCTGGTCACGGACATCGCGTACCGGATCGACATCGGCACGCTCGAACAGCGCTCCGGGGCGCAGGGGTTGAAGAGCAACGACATCGGACGCGTGGTGCTGCGCACCGCCGAGCCGGTGGCGCTCGACCGCTACACCGGCAACCGCCGGACGGGCTCGTTCCTGCTGATCGACCCGGCCGACGGCGCCACCCTCACCGCCGGCATGGCGGGCGAGGCCTTCTCCACCAGCGCCACCGTCAGCGCCCACGCCACTCCCGACGCATCCGACTCGTATGACGCGTCCCCCTCGTCCGAAGAGAACGGCTGGGTCTGA
- the cysD gene encoding sulfate adenylyltransferase subunit CysD, producing the protein MTTATRSPIEASENPFALSHLDALEAESVHIFREVAGEFERPVILFSGGKDSIVMLHLALKAFAPAPAPFSLLHVDTGHNFPEVIEYRDRVVARHHLRLHVARVQDFIDDGRLRERPDGTRNPLQTVPLLDAIGSHRFDAVFGGGRRDEEKARAKERVFSLRDEFGAWDPRRQRPELWQLYNGRHAPGEHVRVFPLSNWTELDVWQYIAREGIELPEIYFAHKREVFLRNGMWLTAGEWGGAKEGETPETRLIRYRTVGDMSCTGAVDSDAATLDAVIAEIAVSRLTERGATRADDKMSEAAMEDRKREGYF; encoded by the coding sequence ATGACGACCGCGACCCGGAGTCCGATCGAGGCGTCGGAGAACCCCTTCGCGCTGTCGCACCTGGACGCCCTCGAGGCGGAGTCGGTGCACATCTTCCGCGAGGTGGCCGGTGAGTTCGAGCGGCCGGTGATCCTGTTCTCCGGCGGCAAGGACTCCATCGTCATGCTGCACCTGGCGCTGAAGGCGTTCGCGCCGGCGCCGGCGCCCTTCTCCCTGCTGCACGTCGACACCGGGCACAACTTCCCCGAGGTCATCGAGTACCGCGACCGCGTGGTGGCGCGGCACCACCTGCGCCTGCACGTCGCCCGCGTCCAGGACTTCATCGACGACGGCCGGCTGCGAGAGCGCCCCGACGGCACCCGCAACCCGCTGCAGACGGTGCCGTTGCTGGACGCCATCGGCTCCCACCGCTTCGACGCGGTCTTCGGCGGCGGCCGCCGCGACGAGGAGAAGGCCCGCGCCAAGGAGCGCGTCTTCTCGCTGCGCGACGAGTTCGGTGCCTGGGATCCACGGCGTCAGCGGCCCGAGTTGTGGCAGCTCTACAACGGCCGCCACGCGCCCGGCGAGCACGTGCGCGTCTTCCCGCTCTCCAACTGGACCGAGCTGGACGTCTGGCAGTACATCGCCCGCGAGGGCATCGAGCTCCCGGAGATCTACTTCGCCCACAAGCGCGAGGTGTTCCTCCGCAACGGCATGTGGCTCACGGCCGGCGAGTGGGGCGGTGCGAAGGAGGGCGAGACGCCCGAGACGCGCCTGATCCGCTACCGCACCGTCGGCGACATGTCCTGCACCGGCGCCGTCGACTCCGACGCCGCCACGCTCGACGCCGTGATCGCCGAGATCGCCGTCTCCCGCCTCACCGAGCGGGGAGCGACCCGCGCCGACGACAAGATGTCCGAGGCCGCGATGGAAGACCGCAAGCGCGAAGGGTACTTCTAG
- the cysC gene encoding adenylyl-sulfate kinase has product MAAGDTAQAPPARDPRERGATVWLTGLPSSGKTTLAFALAERLRAEGHEVEVLDGDEIRAFLSGGLGFGKEDRHTNVTRIGFVAQRLASHGVKVLAPVIAPYAESRAAVRERHAAHGTEFLEIHVATPVALCSARDVKGLYAKQAAGEMSGLTGVDDPYEAPENPELRIQTQGRSVAESAAELYTFLTERDLV; this is encoded by the coding sequence CTGGCCGCCGGGGACACCGCGCAGGCGCCACCCGCCCGCGACCCCCGCGAGCGCGGCGCCACCGTGTGGCTGACCGGGCTGCCCAGCTCGGGCAAGACCACCCTCGCCTTCGCCCTCGCCGAGCGCCTGCGCGCCGAGGGCCACGAGGTCGAGGTGCTCGACGGGGACGAGATCCGTGCCTTCCTCTCCGGGGGACTGGGGTTCGGCAAGGAGGACCGGCACACCAACGTGACCCGGATCGGCTTCGTGGCGCAGCGGCTGGCCTCCCACGGCGTCAAGGTGCTGGCCCCGGTCATCGCCCCGTACGCCGAATCCCGCGCCGCCGTCCGCGAGCGGCACGCCGCCCACGGCACGGAGTTCCTGGAGATCCACGTGGCCACCCCCGTCGCGCTCTGCTCCGCGCGCGACGTGAAGGGCCTGTACGCCAAGCAGGCCGCCGGTGAGATGTCCGGTCTCACCGGTGTGGACGACCCGTACGAAGCCCCGGAGAACCCGGAGCTGCGTATCCAGACACAGGGCCGCTCGGTGGCCGAGTCCGCCGCCGAGCTGTACACCTTCCTGACCGAGAGGGACCTGGTATGA
- a CDS encoding alpha/beta fold hydrolase yields MRKVVSRDGTTIAYEKAGEGPPIVLLNGSFRDHTIFDALVPELAPHCTTYVYDRRGRGQSGDAPEYAVEREIEDLEAVIQEAGGSAVVFAGSTGANLAIEAALAGAPITKLALHEPFFRVDGYPKPVWNFAKTLRVILAEDRRDEAVEHFLGGFLGFTPDTIAEWRKGPIWAMNEANAHTLAYDTEICGDYTVPVDRLAGYRTETLVLNSEGTSGWLRAAAQATAAALPNGRGIELPGAWHRIDMDVLGRVLAEFATT; encoded by the coding sequence CTATGAGAAGGCGGGCGAAGGCCCGCCGATCGTGCTTCTCAACGGTTCGTTCCGCGATCACACCATCTTCGACGCCCTGGTGCCCGAGTTGGCACCGCACTGCACCACCTACGTCTACGACCGCCGGGGGCGCGGCCAGAGCGGCGACGCCCCCGAGTACGCCGTCGAGCGGGAGATCGAGGACCTCGAGGCGGTGATCCAGGAGGCCGGCGGCTCGGCCGTCGTGTTCGCCGGGTCCACGGGCGCGAACCTGGCGATCGAGGCGGCGCTCGCCGGCGCCCCCATCACCAAGCTCGCGCTGCACGAGCCGTTCTTCCGGGTCGACGGATACCCGAAGCCCGTGTGGAACTTCGCGAAGACGCTGCGGGTCATCCTGGCGGAGGACCGGCGCGACGAGGCGGTCGAGCACTTCCTCGGCGGCTTCCTGGGCTTCACGCCCGACACCATCGCGGAGTGGCGCAAGGGCCCCATCTGGGCGATGAACGAGGCGAACGCCCACACCCTCGCCTACGACACCGAGATCTGCGGCGACTACACCGTCCCGGTCGATCGGCTCGCCGGGTACCGCACCGAGACCCTGGTCCTCAACAGCGAGGGCACCAGCGGCTGGCTGCGCGCGGCGGCGCAGGCGACCGCCGCCGCCCTGCCCAACGGCCGGGGGATCGAGCTGCCCGGTGCCTGGCACCGGATCGACATGGACGTCCTCGGCCGGGTCCTGGCCGAGTTCGCCACCACCTGA